A genomic window from Chanodichthys erythropterus isolate Z2021 chromosome 1, ASM2448905v1, whole genome shotgun sequence includes:
- the nudt22 gene encoding uridine diphosphate glucose pyrophosphatase NUDT22: protein MDPEVSLMLHCDPLQALGEHQTRIEISDRFNRQSFPEIEQHIEAVWSDRVTKEPWLFNGAKFRLHSAEICVTENGPMGEQAVQNLMHLQCGEGDQLESGNKSSDRSTKDEQSCVLKLQLGLTCYKDYLGTNWSREAGNLQSHGRNECADPQAFLAQPLGVGAVMATADGDVVLLRRSQKVAEAAGLLDIPGGHPEPKMVCPEVSEEVICVELLQGKERAVVSEIFSSVCAEIRDEVNVPVSSLSKPLFMGIALNHTSAGRPSAEFYVRCTLTTEEVRDFYRRGGPEAHESTDILFLSRAKMLQLSEHSPLWSEMCPSAKGAVLLYQRVMPDY, encoded by the exons ATGGATCCAGAGGTGTCCCTCATGCTGCACTGTGATCCATTACAAGCTCTTGGAGAACATCAAACACGCATAGAAATTTCAGACAG ATTCAATCGTCAGAGTTTTCCTGAGATCGAGCAGCACATCGAGGCCGTGTGGAGCGACAGAGTGACCAAAGAACCGTGGCTCTTCAACGGCGCTAAATTCAGACTGCATTCAGCGGAGATCTGCGTCACGGAAAACGGACCAATGGGAGAGCAGGCTGTCCAGAACCTAATGCACTTACAGTGTGGTGAAGGAGACCAATTAGAAAGTGGCAATAAATCCTCGGACAGATCAACAAAAGATGAGCAATCATGTGTGCTGAAATTACAGTTAGGCCTGACCTGTTATAAAGACTACCTCGGGACGAACTGGTCGCGAGAGGCGGGAAATCTCCAGAGTCATGGACGGAATGAATGTGCAGATCCACAGGCTTTCCTCGCGCAGCCGCTGGGGGTGGGCGCTGTCATGGCAACCGCAGATGGAGATGTCGTCCTGCTGAGGAGAAGTCAGAAAGTGGCAGAGGCTGCAGGACTGTTAGACATACCTGGAGGTCATCCTGAGCCAAAG ATGGTGTGTCCAGAGGTCAGTGAGGAGGTCATATGTGTTGAGCTTCTGCAGGGTAAGGAGAGAGCCGTGGTTTCAGAGATCTTCTCCTCTGTGTGTGCAGAGATCCGTGATGAG GTGAACGTCCCTGTCAGTTCTCTAAGCAAGCCGTTGTTCATGGGAATTGCGCTGAACCACACTAGTGCAGGCCGGCCCAGCGCAGAGTTTTACGTTCG GTGCACTTTGACGACGGAGGAAGTGAGAGATTTCTATAGACGTGGAGGTCCTGAGGCCCATGAGTCCACTGACATACTGTTTCTCAGTCGAGCG AAAATGCTCCAGTTAAGCGAGCACTCCCCCCTGTGGTCAGAGATGTGTCCTTCGGCAAAAGGTGCAGTTCTGCTGTATCAGAGGGTGATGCCTGATTACTGA